The Rubrobacter tropicus nucleotide sequence TTTTGGAGAGCCTCACGCCGGTCGAGCGGGCGGTCTTCCTGTTGCGCGAGGTCTTCGGCTACGACTACGCAGAGGTCGCCCGAATCGTCGGCAGAGGGGAGGAGAACTGCCGTCAGATCTCCCACCGCGCCCGCGCGTCCGTCGCGGCCCGCCGGCCCCGATTCGAGCGTTCGCGGGAAGAGGAGGAACGCCTGACGGGCGAGTTCTTGCGGGCATGCTCCGTGGGCGACATGGATGGCCTGCTCGCTCTGCTCTCCGAAGACGTGACCCTCTGGTCCGACGGCGGCGGAAAGACCCGGGCCGCGCGCAACCCGATCCACGGCGCGGCCAACGTCGCCCGGTTCTTCTCCGGGATACTCGGCAAGGCCCCGCCCGGCCTCTCCGCCAGGCTGACCTCGATCAACGGCCGCCCCGGCCTCGTCGGGTACTTCGGCGACGGAAGCCCCCAGAGCGTCGCGACCTTCGAGTTCGAGAACGGCAGCATCCTGGCGATCCGGCTCGTCGTCAACCCCGACAAGCTCCGGACCGTGGCACCCCTGGAAAAGGAGGGCCCGCGATGAGCACGACGGAGATTCTCGTCACCGGGGGGACGGGGGTGCTCGGCCGGCGGGTGGCGGAACGCCTGCACGCGGCGGGCGTCGGGGCGCGCGTCCTCAGCCGGGGCGGACGGCCCGGCACGGTCCGGGGAGACCTGCTCACGGGCGAGGGGTTGGATGCGGCGGTCGACGGCGTGGACACGATAGTCCACTGCGCCTCCAGCCCCTACAGCAGGCCCCGGCAGGTGGACGTCGAGGGAACGAGGCGCCTCCTCCGAAGCGCCGCCGCGGCGGGCGTTTCGCACGTCGTCTACATCTCCATAGTAGGGATAGACCTCGTCCCCTCATACCCCTACTACCGGGTCAAGCTGGAGACGGAGCGGGTCATCGAGGGGGCGCCGATCCCGTACACCATCCTGCGGGCCACGCAGTTCTACGACCTCGTTTTGATGGCGCTGCGGTCTCTCGACCGTCTGCCCGTCATGCCCATCCCCGCGGGCTTTCTCGGCCAGCCCATAGACGCCGGGGAGGTCGCCGGCCGCCTGGCAGAGCTCGCGCTATCTCCCCCCGCAGGACGGGCGCCCGATATGGGCGGACCAGAGGTCAGGGCGTTGGCGAGCGCCGCGCGGGGTTACCTTGGCGTCCTGAAGAGCCGCAAGAGGGTCGTCGAGTTCCCGTTCCCCGGCAGGACGGCGCGGGCGATCCGCGCCGGCGCGCTGACGTGCCCCGACAACGCGGCCGGCAAGATCCGCTGGGAAGACTTCCTGCGGGAGAAGCTCCGAGCGGTAGAACCCGAAGGAGGAACGCCATGAACGCGATCCCGGGCAAGCGTAGTTCGGCCGGCCTGATGAGGGGCGGGCTCGGGTTGCTTTCCCTCTCGGCCCTGGCCGTCGGTTTTTGGGCGCTCCTCCTGCCGCG carries:
- a CDS encoding RNA polymerase sigma-70 factor, with protein sequence MRERSADEAYEQHRPLLFSIAYRMLGSVMDAEDVVQEAFVRWRRAQEAEVRSPKAYLSAVVTRLCIDRLRSARERREEYVGPWLPEPLPDERAPDVAETVVLEESLSMAFLVLLESLTPVERAVFLLREVFGYDYAEVARIVGRGEENCRQISHRARASVAARRPRFERSREEEERLTGEFLRACSVGDMDGLLALLSEDVTLWSDGGGKTRAARNPIHGAANVARFFSGILGKAPPGLSARLTSINGRPGLVGYFGDGSPQSVATFEFENGSILAIRLVVNPDKLRTVAPLEKEGPR
- a CDS encoding SDR family oxidoreductase; amino-acid sequence: MSTTEILVTGGTGVLGRRVAERLHAAGVGARVLSRGGRPGTVRGDLLTGEGLDAAVDGVDTIVHCASSPYSRPRQVDVEGTRRLLRSAAAAGVSHVVYISIVGIDLVPSYPYYRVKLETERVIEGAPIPYTILRATQFYDLVLMALRSLDRLPVMPIPAGFLGQPIDAGEVAGRLAELALSPPAGRAPDMGGPEVRALASAARGYLGVLKSRKRVVEFPFPGRTARAIRAGALTCPDNAAGKIRWEDFLREKLRAVEPEGGTP